TGGATACAAAAACACACTAACTCCCAAGTCTCCTTTAAATAAGGAGATCCAAAAATTAATATATTGCTTCCACAATGGTTGATCTAAACCAAACGCTTTAGTAAAATACGTATTTAATTTTTCCGTTGCTTCAGGAAGTCCTGAAAATCTTGATAATAAAAGAGAAACTGGATCCCCAGGCATAAATCTAGGAATTGCCCAATCAATAGAAACTGCTACAAAAAATGTTATTAAATATATATAAATTTTTTTTCTTAAATATTTTCCCATTATTATCCTCCTACTTATTTATATGCTCCAACTCTTTTGAGCTGGAGCGGTTTTATATTTTTATTTTACAGATTTTAAATTTAATAACATAATGTTTCCTCCAACTTGCCATCTACCTCCCCATAATGATGGCCAGGCTACAGGGGTTTCTTCAATAGGATAATTTGTCCAATATTTTTCATTTGCTTGGAACCACATTCCGTTATACCAAAGAGGAATGACTGGCATTTCTTCTAAAAATATTTTTTCGATATTAGATGCAATTTCTTTTCCTTTTTCTTCATCTTTTGTTCTATTAAATTCATTTACTAAATCAAATAATTCTTGATTAACGTATCTTCCCCAATTTCCACCATATTCTTTTTCATTATTTACTTGATTTGATTCAAATAACCAATTAAAATATGTCCAAGGGGTAGATGAAACATTACTATTGAAATTATTAATTAACATATCAAATGTTGCCGAATTCATATCTTCCATGTATTTTCCATAATCAGGGAATTTAGGTTCAGCTTTAATTCCTATTTTTTCAAAATCAGCTGAAATATTTTTTATAGACTCCATCCAATCTGTCCATCCAAAAGGAACAATAATTGTTAAGTTAATTTTATTACCATCAGGCGTTTCTCTATAACCATCATTGTCAATATCCTTATAACCTGCTTCATCTAAAATTTTATTTGCCATAGCCGGACTATATGTAAATCCATACTCTTCTACTATCTTTTCATCATAATACTTCATCCATGATTCAATTGGTAAAAAACCTAAAGGATTTGCTTTTTCCACCTGAAATTCAAAAACTCTTCTTATAATAGGAGAAATATTAATTGAATAAGCTAATGCTTTTCTAAATTTAGGATCATCCATTGGTTTCTTTCTTGTATTTAAAAATAATAATGCGGTATTATCTGATAACATGTAGGGTGCATCTTTAAACCAGGTTTTTATACCGTAAATATTTTTAACTGATGGAACACCTGGCAAAAAGAAATTACTTACATCTAATTCACCTTTCATCAACATACCTAATGCAACATTATTTGAGAATATTTTTAATTCAACTAAATATTTTGGTGCTGGAAGGCCAAAAATATCTTTACCCCACCAATTATCATTTCTTTTGAAAATCATTCTATCATCTGTTTTATCATAGGCCAAATACATACCAGAACCAATAGGATTTTCATTTGCTAATGTAACAACATCATCTATAGGGTATTTTTCCCAAATATGTTTAGGTATTATAGAAATTTGATATAACTGATAATTCCATTCATGATATCTTGGGTCCGAAAATTCAAAAACAAGTTCTGTGTTACTCAATTTTTTTATATTTTTCATCCAATTCCATATAGAAGAGTAAGTAATTCCCGTGTTCATTTTAGCAATTTCAAAAGTATAAATAACATCTTCTGCATTTAATATTTCTCCATCTGTCCATTTTAAATTATCTCTTAATTTTAAATAATAATGTGTATTATCTTGCCAATAACCTTTTTCAGCCAACCAAGGAATAAATTCATTTGTTAATGGATCGTATGCAAATAATGTTTCATAAATCCCCCCTACTGTTCCTGGAACAGCCGCCCATGGCGTTAACGGATTCCAGTTAGAAGGAGCATTCCATAATCCCCCACCAAAGAAAAATGTTTCTTCACGTTTCAATGTTTCAGAATATGATGTTACGGTTAAAACCAATAGCATAAATACAATAAAACAGTTTTTCCAAAAAGATTTCATAATTAACCCTCCTTATATGATATTAAACAATTTCATTGTAACATGAAAAATGTTTCATGAAAAAATTTCAACTAGTTTCATATATTGTTTTATATCTATTTATTTTTAAATAAATTAATAAATCTTATTTGTTTGCATATTTTTAATATTTTAGTAATAAAGTTAATTAATACTATTTTATAGTTGACAATAAAAAAGAAAAATGTTATAATCAAAAAAAATGACCGGAGGTCAGATATATTATATGCCAAGACAAAATTATAATGAAGATCAAGTACTAAAAAAGAAAAAATATATAATGGAAATTGCAAAGGATATTTTTTACAAAAAAGGGTATGAAAATACGTCTATGATTGAGATTGCTAAAAAGGCAAAGATGGCAAAAGGTACTATATATTTATATTTTTCTAGCAAAAAAGATTTATTTTTTTCTTTAGTATATGAAGGGTTGAAGATTTTAGAAAAAATGATAAAAAATAGTATAAAAATATCTAAAAATGGATTAGATAAAATTTTAAATATGGGAAGAGCATATATACTATTTTATAGAAAATATCCTGAGTATTATAGTTTTATAATAAAATATGAATCGGAAAAAGCTGATTTAAACTCTAGTGAAGATTTTGTTATTAATTCTTATGAAAAAAGTGAAAA
Above is a genomic segment from Marinitoga sp. 38H-ov containing:
- a CDS encoding ABC transporter substrate-binding protein, producing MKSFWKNCFIVFMLLVLTVTSYSETLKREETFFFGGGLWNAPSNWNPLTPWAAVPGTVGGIYETLFAYDPLTNEFIPWLAEKGYWQDNTHYYLKLRDNLKWTDGEILNAEDVIYTFEIAKMNTGITYSSIWNWMKNIKKLSNTELVFEFSDPRYHEWNYQLYQISIIPKHIWEKYPIDDVVTLANENPIGSGMYLAYDKTDDRMIFKRNDNWWGKDIFGLPAPKYLVELKIFSNNVALGMLMKGELDVSNFFLPGVPSVKNIYGIKTWFKDAPYMLSDNTALLFLNTRKKPMDDPKFRKALAYSINISPIIRRVFEFQVEKANPLGFLPIESWMKYYDEKIVEEYGFTYSPAMANKILDEAGYKDIDNDGYRETPDGNKINLTIIVPFGWTDWMESIKNISADFEKIGIKAEPKFPDYGKYMEDMNSATFDMLINNFNSNVSSTPWTYFNWLFESNQVNNEKEYGGNWGRYVNQELFDLVNEFNRTKDEEKGKEIASNIEKIFLEEMPVIPLWYNGMWFQANEKYWTNYPIEETPVAWPSLWGGRWQVGGNIMLLNLKSVK
- a CDS encoding TetR/AcrR family transcriptional regulator, giving the protein MPRQNYNEDQVLKKKKYIMEIAKDIFYKKGYENTSMIEIAKKAKMAKGTIYLYFSSKKDLFFSLVYEGLKILEKMIKNSIKISKNGLDKILNMGRAYILFYRKYPEYYSFIIKYESEKADLNSSEDFVINSYEKSEKIFDILKLAIKDGINDGTIRKDIDINKLSLLLWLQTVGIVQQFELRKKMYENWTEDFSTILDFYIEFMEKTLKK